In the genome of Dunckerocampus dactyliophorus isolate RoL2022-P2 chromosome 6, RoL_Ddac_1.1, whole genome shotgun sequence, one region contains:
- the LOC129182531 gene encoding aspartate aminotransferase, cytoplasmic-like, whose product MSVFIDVPQAPPVAVFKLTADFREDSHPQKVNLGVGAYRTDDCQPWVLPVVKKVERLIVEDSSLNHEYLPILGLPEFRSAASKVALGDDSPAIKENRVGGVQALGGTGALRIGAEFLRRWYNGVNNTATPIYVSAPTWENHNGVFADAGFKDIRPYRYWDAAKRGLDLSGLLEDLEKAPEGSVFVLHACAHNPTGTDPTQDEWKQIAEIMKKRSLFVFFDSAYQGFASGSLEKDAWAIRFFVSQCFELFVAQSFSKNFGLYNERVGNLTVVARDSDNLTRILSQMEKIVRTTWSNPPSQGARVVSKTLNCPELFAEWKSNVKTMADRVLLMRDQLKSKLQALGTPGTWDHITQQIGMFSFTGLNPNQVSFMVKEKHVYLMASGRINMCGLTSKNIDYVAQSIHEAVTQVQ is encoded by the exons ATGTCCGTGTTCATCGACGTCCCGCAAGCGCCCCCGGTGGCCGTCTTCAAGCTGACCGCCGACTTTAGAGAGGACAGTCACCCACAGAAGGTGAATCTTGGCGTCGGAG CCTATCGTACAGATGATTGCCAGCCGTGGGTGCTGCCGGTGGTCAAGAAGGTGGAGCGACTCATCGTGGAGGACAGCAGTCTTAACCATGAGTACCTGCCCATTCTTGGACTGCCTGAGTTCCGCTCGGCCGCCTCCAAGGTCGCCCTGGGAGACGACAGCCCTGCCATCAAGGAGAACAGG GTTGGTGGTGTCCAGGCACTGGGTGGGACGGGCGCGCTGAGGATTGGTGCGGAGTTCCTGCGGCGTTGGTACAACGGTGTTAACAATACGGCCACGCCCATTTACGTGTCTGCGCCCACCTGGG AGAACCACAACGGTGTTTTTGCAGACGCTGGATTCAAAGACATCCGGCCATACCGCTACTGGGACGCTGCTAAGAGGGGTCTGGACctcagtggcctgctggaggacCTCGAG AAAGCTCCAGAAGGTTCCGTCTTCGTGCTGCACGCCTGCGCACACAATCCCACTGGCACCGACCCCACTCAGGACGAGTGGAAGCAGATTGCAGAGATCATGAAG AAGAGGAGTCTGTTTGTCTTCTTTGACTCTGCCTACCAGGGCTTCGCCTCTGGCTCTCTGGAAAAAGACGCCTGGGCCATCCGCTTCTTTGTGTCTCAGTGCTTTGAGCTCTTTGTGGCTCAGTCATTCTCCAAGAACTTTGGGCTGTACA ACGAGAGGGTGGGCAACCTTACTGTGGTGGCGCGCGACAGCGACAACCTGACTCGCATCCTGTCTCAGATGGAGAAGATCGTCCGGACTACCTGGTCCAACCCACCCTCACAGGGGGCACGTGTCGTCAGCAAGACCCTCAACTGCCCAGAATTGTTTGCAGAATG GAAGTCCAACGTGAAGACCATGGCCGACCGGGTGCTCCTCATGAGGGACCAACTCAAGTCCAAGCTGCAGGCCCTCGGCACCCCGGGGACCTGGGACCACATCACCCAGCAGATCGGCATGTTCAGCTTCACGGGCCTCAACC CCAATCAGGTGTCATTCATGGTCAAAGAGAAGCACGTGTACTTGATGGCGAGCGGCCGCATCAACATGTGTGGCCTCACCTCCAAGAACATCGACTATGTGGCCCAGTCCATCCACGAGGCCGTCACCCAGGTCCAATAA
- the LOC129182530 gene encoding metal transporter CNNM4-like isoform X1 → MSVEDGACVLLFISPSRFLLLSLATRLLLLPGPGLALLGFRPEETGAELSVEDGVLKATEGTRFMLRVYYYSSQRLNRTAGTRTNNAAPWIAFIEEPVPGREGQARPKRNTCTDGSTSDIMILGSFKSESSQNSVLVELLAKELRRGEKIKYYSMCAFDGSKWEHYRTRDFWVAVVERSAAPELWLQVLVSVLLLGLSALFSGLNLSLLALDPVELQVLQNSGTATEQKYARKIESVRRHGNYVLCTLLLGTALINASLAVWMCQILGMTWISTAICALGIFFIGEILPHSVASRHGLAIASRTIWVTRLLMVLSFPISYPISKLLDLILNQEISNFYTREKLLEMLRVTDPYHDLVKEELNIIQGALELRSKTVEDVLTPLGDCFMLARDALLDFNTMTEVMESGYTRIPVYEDERSNIVDILFVKDLALVDPDDCTPLKTITQFYKHPLHCVFSDTKLDAMLEEFKKGKSHLAIVQRVNNEGEGDPFYEVMGIVTLEDVIEEIIKSEILDETDLYTDNRSKRRVSHHERKQQDFSIFKLDENEMNVKMSPQLLLATHRFLSTEVEPFKPTHISEKILLRLIKHPSVVQELKFDERHKLASQHFLLQRNKPADYFILVLQGRVEVEFGKEALKFDNGAFSYFGVPALMPADPRSPSRSNALDCSESAPHGGNASQLNGGSNVYLPDYSVRQLTHLQILKITRSHYQNAVTATMMDSSPQTPDADTCLTEASPLEPAATFTPPEHTTVNTLMPPPRELGRPASAQTRGQQSSVPHSTSLLNERNRIVRSKSDGQKSPSDSVFLRMDDIPDIQDDRPEAMDDDMADVSTATDTSPFISSMSRSSSEDTLGKKLLLKLSQSHVTRRDKSPAKVTKRRKTQQSEVKPSAATTTWSATASRGRQPITMNVFMRTTLVYVRRNMNVKTFLHASRWTMDNTKDVNTTQQVN, encoded by the exons ATGTCTGTGGAGGATGGCGCCTGCgtcctcctcttcatctctCCATCTAGGTTCCTGTTGCTCTCTCTGGCCACCCGCCTGCTGCTCCTCCCCGGCCCAGGGCTCGCCTTGCTCGGCTTCCGTCCGGAGGAGACCGGGGCGGAGCTGTCCGTGGAGGACGGGGTGCTGAAGGCCACCGAGGGGACCCGCTTCATGCTGCGGGTGTACTACTACTCCTCGCAGAGGCTCAACCGCACCGCGGGCACTCGCACCAACAACGCCGCGCCCTGGATCGCCTTCATCGAGGAGCCGGTACCGGGCCGggagggccaggctcggcccaAGAGGAACACGTGCACGGACGGGTCGACGTCTGACATCATGATTCTGGGCTCGTTCAAGTCGGAGTCCAGCCAGAACTCGGTGCTGGTGGAGCTGCTGGCCAAGGAGCTGCGGCGGGGGGAGAAGATCAAGTACTACTCAATGTGCGCTTTCGACGGCTCCAAGTGGGAGCACTACCGGACTCGAGACTTCTGGGTGGCCGTGGTCGAGCGCTCGGCGGCTCCGGAGCTGTGGCTGCAGGTTTTGGTGTCGGTGCTGCTACTCGGCCTCTCGGCGCTCTTCAGCGGGCTCAACCTGAGCCTGCTGGCACTGGACCCGGTGGAGTTGCAGGTTCTGCAGAACAGCGGCACCGCCACGGAGCAGAAATATGCGCGGAAGATCGAGTCGGTGAGACGGCACGGTAACTACGTGCTGTGCACGCTGCTCTTGGGCACGGCGCTCATCAACGCCTCGCTGGCCGTGTGGATGTGTCAGATCCTCGGCATGACGTGGATCTCCACCGCCATCTGCGCGCTAGGCATCTTCTTCATCGGGGAGATCCTCCCGCACTCGGTGGCGTCGCGGCACGGCCTGGCCATCGCCTCCAGGACCATCTGGGTAACTCGGCTCCTAATGGTGCTCTCCTTCCCCATCTCCTACCCTATCAGCAAACTGCTCGACCTGATCCTCAACCAGGAGATCTCCAACTTCTACACGCGAGAGAAGCTGCTGGAGATGCTGCGCGTCACCGACCCCTACCACGACCTGGTCAAGGAAGAGCTCAACATCATTCAGGGAGCACTGGAGCTGCGCAGCAAGACGGTGGAGGACGTCCTGACGCCACTGGGGGACTGCTTCATGCTGGCCAGGGATGCCCTGCTGGACTTCAACACCATGACGGAGGTGATGGAGAGCGGATACACGCGCATCCCTGTCTACGAGGATGAGCGCTCCAACATCGTGGATATCCTCTTTGTCAAGGACTTGGCCCTCGTGGACCCGGACGACTGCACGCCGCTCAAGACCATCACACAGTTCTACAAGCACCCCCTGCACTGCGTCTTCAGCGACACCAAGCTGGATGCCATGCTGGAGGAGTTCAAGAAAG GAAAGTCTCACCTGGCCATCGTGCAGCGCGTCAACAACGAGGGCGAGGGCGACCCCTTCTACGAGGTGATGGGCATCGTCACGCTGGAGGACGTCATCGAGGAGATCATCAAGTCTGAGATCCTGGACGAGACAGACCTCTACA CCGACAATCGCAGCAAGCGTCGTGTCTCACATCACGAGAGGAAGCAGCAGGACTTCTCCATCTTTAAGCTTGATGAGAACGAGATGAACGTCAAGATGTCCCCTCAGCTCCTCCTGGCCACGCACCGATTTCTGTCCACAG AGGTGGAGCCCTTCAAGCCCACTCACATCTCTGAGAAGATCCTGCTGAGGCTCATCAAGCACCCCAGTGTGGTCCAGGAGCTCAAGTTCGACGAGAGGCACAAGCTGGCGTCgcagcacttcctgttgcaGCGCAACAAACCGGCTGACTACTTCATCCTGGTGCTGCAG GGTCGAGTGGAGGTGGAGTTTGGCAAGGAGGCGCTCAAATTTGACAACGGGGCTTTTTCTTACTTTGGTGTTCCTGCCCTCATGCCAGCAG ATCCCAGGTCGCCATCTCGCAGCAACGCTTTGGATTGCTCTGAGTCGGCACCGCACGGGGGGAACGCCAGCCAACTGAACGGGGGTTCCAACGTATACCTGCCAGACTACTCGGTCAGACAGCTGACGCATCTGCAGATCCTCAAG ATCACCAGGAGCCACTACCAGAACGCTGTGACCGCCACCATGATGGACAGCTCACCTCAGACGCCCGACGCAGACACTTGTCTCACGGAGGCCTCGCCGCTGGAGCCCGCCGCCACGTTTACGCCCCCGGAACACACCACCGTCAATACTCTCATGCCCCCGCCCAGAGAGCTCGGCCGGCCCGCTTCGGCTCAAACACGAGGACAACAGTCCAGCGTCCCTCACAGCACATCGCTGCTAAACGAGAGGAACCGCATCGTGC GGAGTAAATCAGACGGCCAGAAGAGTCCGAGCGATTCCGTCTTCCTTAGGATGGATGACATCCCCGACATCCAAGACGACAGGCCAGAGGCGATGGACGACG ACATGGCCGACGTTTCCACAGCAACGGATACGTCTCCTTTCATCAGCAGCATGTCTCGGAGCAGCTCAGAGGACACACTGGGAAAGAAACTCCTCCTCAAACTCAGTCAGTCTCat GTAACAAGAAGAGACAAAAGTCCCGCGAAGGTGACAAAACGCCGGAAGACACAACAGAGCGAGGTCAAACCTAGCGCCGCCACGACAACGTGGTCAGCTACAGCCTCCAGGGGGCGACAACCCATCACTATGAACGTCTTCATGAGGACAACGCTCGTATACGTGAGACGTAACATGAATGTAAAGACATTTTTACACGCGTCGCGTTGGACAATGGACAACACCAAAGATGTCAACACCACACAGCAAGTCAACTGA
- the LOC129182530 gene encoding metal transporter CNNM1-like isoform X2, with product MSVEDGACVLLFISPSRFLLLSLATRLLLLPGPGLALLGFRPEETGAELSVEDGVLKATEGTRFMLRVYYYSSQRLNRTAGTRTNNAAPWIAFIEEPVPGREGQARPKRNTCTDGSTSDIMILGSFKSESSQNSVLVELLAKELRRGEKIKYYSMCAFDGSKWEHYRTRDFWVAVVERSAAPELWLQVLVSVLLLGLSALFSGLNLSLLALDPVELQVLQNSGTATEQKYARKIESVRRHGNYVLCTLLLGTALINASLAVWMCQILGMTWISTAICALGIFFIGEILPHSVASRHGLAIASRTIWVTRLLMVLSFPISYPISKLLDLILNQEISNFYTREKLLEMLRVTDPYHDLVKEELNIIQGALELRSKTVEDVLTPLGDCFMLARDALLDFNTMTEVMESGYTRIPVYEDERSNIVDILFVKDLALVDPDDCTPLKTITQFYKHPLHCVFSDTKLDAMLEEFKKGKSHLAIVQRVNNEGEGDPFYEVMGIVTLEDVIEEIIKSEILDETDLYTDNRSKRRVSHHERKQQDFSIFKLDENEMNVKMSPQLLLATHRFLSTEVEPFKPTHISEKILLRLIKHPSVVQELKFDERHKLASQHFLLQRNKPADYFILVLQGRVEVEFGKEALKFDNGAFSYFGVPALMPADPRSPSRSNALDCSESAPHGGNASQLNGGSNVYLPDYSVRQLTHLQILKITRSHYQNAVTATMMDSSPQTPDADTCLTEASPLEPAATFTPPEHTTVNTLMPPPRELGRPASAQTRGQQSSVPHSTSLLNERNRIVRSKSDGQKSPSDSVFLRMDDIPDIQDDRPEAMDDDMADVSTATDTSPFISSMSRSSSEDTLGKKLLLKLSNKKRQKSREGDKTPEDTTERGQT from the exons ATGTCTGTGGAGGATGGCGCCTGCgtcctcctcttcatctctCCATCTAGGTTCCTGTTGCTCTCTCTGGCCACCCGCCTGCTGCTCCTCCCCGGCCCAGGGCTCGCCTTGCTCGGCTTCCGTCCGGAGGAGACCGGGGCGGAGCTGTCCGTGGAGGACGGGGTGCTGAAGGCCACCGAGGGGACCCGCTTCATGCTGCGGGTGTACTACTACTCCTCGCAGAGGCTCAACCGCACCGCGGGCACTCGCACCAACAACGCCGCGCCCTGGATCGCCTTCATCGAGGAGCCGGTACCGGGCCGggagggccaggctcggcccaAGAGGAACACGTGCACGGACGGGTCGACGTCTGACATCATGATTCTGGGCTCGTTCAAGTCGGAGTCCAGCCAGAACTCGGTGCTGGTGGAGCTGCTGGCCAAGGAGCTGCGGCGGGGGGAGAAGATCAAGTACTACTCAATGTGCGCTTTCGACGGCTCCAAGTGGGAGCACTACCGGACTCGAGACTTCTGGGTGGCCGTGGTCGAGCGCTCGGCGGCTCCGGAGCTGTGGCTGCAGGTTTTGGTGTCGGTGCTGCTACTCGGCCTCTCGGCGCTCTTCAGCGGGCTCAACCTGAGCCTGCTGGCACTGGACCCGGTGGAGTTGCAGGTTCTGCAGAACAGCGGCACCGCCACGGAGCAGAAATATGCGCGGAAGATCGAGTCGGTGAGACGGCACGGTAACTACGTGCTGTGCACGCTGCTCTTGGGCACGGCGCTCATCAACGCCTCGCTGGCCGTGTGGATGTGTCAGATCCTCGGCATGACGTGGATCTCCACCGCCATCTGCGCGCTAGGCATCTTCTTCATCGGGGAGATCCTCCCGCACTCGGTGGCGTCGCGGCACGGCCTGGCCATCGCCTCCAGGACCATCTGGGTAACTCGGCTCCTAATGGTGCTCTCCTTCCCCATCTCCTACCCTATCAGCAAACTGCTCGACCTGATCCTCAACCAGGAGATCTCCAACTTCTACACGCGAGAGAAGCTGCTGGAGATGCTGCGCGTCACCGACCCCTACCACGACCTGGTCAAGGAAGAGCTCAACATCATTCAGGGAGCACTGGAGCTGCGCAGCAAGACGGTGGAGGACGTCCTGACGCCACTGGGGGACTGCTTCATGCTGGCCAGGGATGCCCTGCTGGACTTCAACACCATGACGGAGGTGATGGAGAGCGGATACACGCGCATCCCTGTCTACGAGGATGAGCGCTCCAACATCGTGGATATCCTCTTTGTCAAGGACTTGGCCCTCGTGGACCCGGACGACTGCACGCCGCTCAAGACCATCACACAGTTCTACAAGCACCCCCTGCACTGCGTCTTCAGCGACACCAAGCTGGATGCCATGCTGGAGGAGTTCAAGAAAG GAAAGTCTCACCTGGCCATCGTGCAGCGCGTCAACAACGAGGGCGAGGGCGACCCCTTCTACGAGGTGATGGGCATCGTCACGCTGGAGGACGTCATCGAGGAGATCATCAAGTCTGAGATCCTGGACGAGACAGACCTCTACA CCGACAATCGCAGCAAGCGTCGTGTCTCACATCACGAGAGGAAGCAGCAGGACTTCTCCATCTTTAAGCTTGATGAGAACGAGATGAACGTCAAGATGTCCCCTCAGCTCCTCCTGGCCACGCACCGATTTCTGTCCACAG AGGTGGAGCCCTTCAAGCCCACTCACATCTCTGAGAAGATCCTGCTGAGGCTCATCAAGCACCCCAGTGTGGTCCAGGAGCTCAAGTTCGACGAGAGGCACAAGCTGGCGTCgcagcacttcctgttgcaGCGCAACAAACCGGCTGACTACTTCATCCTGGTGCTGCAG GGTCGAGTGGAGGTGGAGTTTGGCAAGGAGGCGCTCAAATTTGACAACGGGGCTTTTTCTTACTTTGGTGTTCCTGCCCTCATGCCAGCAG ATCCCAGGTCGCCATCTCGCAGCAACGCTTTGGATTGCTCTGAGTCGGCACCGCACGGGGGGAACGCCAGCCAACTGAACGGGGGTTCCAACGTATACCTGCCAGACTACTCGGTCAGACAGCTGACGCATCTGCAGATCCTCAAG ATCACCAGGAGCCACTACCAGAACGCTGTGACCGCCACCATGATGGACAGCTCACCTCAGACGCCCGACGCAGACACTTGTCTCACGGAGGCCTCGCCGCTGGAGCCCGCCGCCACGTTTACGCCCCCGGAACACACCACCGTCAATACTCTCATGCCCCCGCCCAGAGAGCTCGGCCGGCCCGCTTCGGCTCAAACACGAGGACAACAGTCCAGCGTCCCTCACAGCACATCGCTGCTAAACGAGAGGAACCGCATCGTGC GGAGTAAATCAGACGGCCAGAAGAGTCCGAGCGATTCCGTCTTCCTTAGGATGGATGACATCCCCGACATCCAAGACGACAGGCCAGAGGCGATGGACGACG ACATGGCCGACGTTTCCACAGCAACGGATACGTCTCCTTTCATCAGCAGCATGTCTCGGAGCAGCTCAGAGGACACACTGGGAAAGAAACTCCTCCTCAAACTCA GTAACAAGAAGAGACAAAAGTCCCGCGAAGGTGACAAAACGCCGGAAGACACAACAGAGCGAGGTCAAACCTAG
- the hoga1 gene encoding 4-hydroxy-2-oxoglutarate aldolase, mitochondrial — translation MLRSRTWTSTAHWVRTWSRRTRSHEAAAAARLDLSGIYPPIATPFTPQEDVDYDKLDQNLHKYAQIPFKGLVVQGSNGEYPYLTEEERVEVVRRVRRLLPADKLVMAGSGCESSRATLQLTEKMAAAGADAVLVVTPCFYKGKMDSRALVEHFTKVADGSAVPVVLYSVPANTGLELPVDAVVRLSQHPNIAGLKDSGGDISRIGLIVHKTKSQDFQVLAGSAGFLMAAYCVGAVGGVCALANVLGRQLCDLERLCTSGRWDEARELQQRLIEPNAAVTRKLGVPALKQAMEWFGFHGGVCRSPLLPLDQNQTEQLRRDFSSNGWL, via the exons ATGCTAAGGTCCAGGACTTGGACGAGCACGGCCCACTGGGTCAGAACGTGGAGCCGCCGAACCCGGAGCCATGAAGCTGCAGCGGCTGCCCGGCTGGACCTGAGTGGGATCTACCCGCCCATTGCAACACCCTTCACCCCTCAGGAGGACGTTGACTACGACAAACTGGACCAGAACCTGCACAAGTACGCACAGATACCGTTTAAAG GTCTGGTGGTCCAGGGCTCCAATGGCGAGTATCCTTACCTGACGGAGGAGGAGCGCGTGGAGGTGGTGAGAAGGGTGCGACGCTTGCTGCCTGCTGACAAACTGGTGATGGCTGGATCAGGCTGTGAAT CCAGCAGAGCCACGCTGCAGCTAACAGAAAAGATGGCGGCGGCCGGAGCCGATGCCGTCCTGGTGGTCACGCCGTGCTTCTACAAGGGCAAGATGGACAGCCGCGCCCTCGTTGAACACTTCACAAAG GTTGCAGACGGCAGTGCAGTGCCGGTGGTTCTGTACAGCGTTCCGGCCAACACGGGCCTGGAGCTGCCTGTGGATGCTGTGGTTCGTCTGTCGCAACATCCCAACATCGCTGGACTCAAAGACAGCGGGGGAGAC ATCTCTCGCATCGGCCTGATCGTCCACAAAACAAAGtcgcaggacttccaggtgttGGCGGGCTCGGCGGGCTTCCTCATGGCGGCTTATTGTGTCG GCGCGGTGGGAGGAGTCTGTGCGCTAGCCAACGTGCTGGGTCGGCAGCTGTGCGATTTGGAGCGTCTGTGCACGTCTGGTCGCTGGGACGAGGCCCGAGAGCTGCAGCAGCGCCTTATCGAGCCCAACGCCGCC GTAACCAGAAAGTTGGGAGTGCCCGCCCTCAAGCAGGCCATGGAGTGGTTTGGGTTTCATGGCGGCGTCTGTCGATCGCCACTGCTACCTCTGGACCAGAACCAGACAGAGCAGCTGAGGCGGGACTTTTCATCCAACGGATggttgtga